A segment of the Ruegeria sp. AD91A genome:
TCGTTATGTTGGTCGCGTCTGAACTCGCCACATCCGGCTCGGTCATGGCAAAGGCCGAGCGGATCTTGCCGTTCAACAGCGGCACCAACCACTCTTCGCGCTGCTCGGGCGTGGCGAACATGTGCAGCAATTCCATGTTCCCGGTATCCGGCGCGTTGCAGTTGAACACTTCCGAAGACCAGTTCACCTGCCCCATCAACTCGGCCAGGGGCGCGTAATCAAGATTGCTGAGCCGCGTACCCGGCTCATCGTCCCGCAAGGAGGGCAGGAACATGTTCCAAAGCCCCTCGGCGCGGGCCAGCGACTTGAGGTCTTCCATGAACGAAACCGGGAAATGGCCGGCTTCTATTTCCTCTTTGTGGTCGCGAATGCGCGGATAGATATGCGCCTGCATGAAGGCTTTTAGCCGGTCGTGCATTTCCTCGGCGCGTGGCGATGGGGCAAAATCCATTGTGATCCTCTTCAGTGCGTTGCAGCGGCGATTTCGTCGAGCGCCATTTGCGCCAGAGGGGCCACCAGATCCTTGAACGCCATCGCGTTCTCGTTCGATGCATTTCCCGCCAGCGCACGGCTGTAAACACCCTGTGCAATCGCAGCCATCCGGAAGAAGGAAAACGCCAGATAGAAGGTCCAGTTCTCAATCTCCGGCAGGTCACGCAGCAAACAATACCGCTCGATCATCTCAGCTTCGGAAGGGATGTTCAAAGCAGCCCGATCCAGCCCTTGCAACCCCCGGATCAGACCGGTCGGCGGCAACCGGAGACAGACACAGAAATATCCCAGATCAGCCATCGGGTGGCCCAGCGTCGACAGCTCCCAATCCAGAACGGCAGCGATCTGCGGGGTATCCGAAGCGAAGACAAAATTGTCTATGCGAAAATCGCCGTGGATCAGACTGACCGAACCGTCACCATCCGGCAGATTACGGGCCAGCCAGCTCATAAGCCGCTCCATCTCGGGAAGGTTGTTGGTTTCCGCAGCGCGATACTGTTTGGTCCAGCGGCTGTACTGGCGTTCGAAATAATTTCCTGGCTTCCCGAATTCAGACAGACCGACGGCACCTATGTCAACCGAATGCAGCGCAGCCAGAACGCGGATCATTTCGTCAAAAATCGGACGATGGTCCGCCACGTCCAATTCAGGGAGCGTCGGGTTCCAGAAGATCCGCCCCTCCTCGAAGCTCATGACATAGAACATGGAACCGATGACATCCGTGTCCTCACACAGCACGTAAGGTTTGGCAACCGAAACCGCAGTGCCATGAAGTGCCTTGAGAACACGATATTCCCGATCCACGGCATGGGCCGAAGGCAGCAGGTCGCCCAGCGGTTTGCGGCGCAGCACGTATTTCGAACCACCGGCCTTCAGCAGATAGGTTGGGTTCGACTGCCCACCTGAAAACTTCCGATAGGACAACGGACCGGCGAAACCTTCGATGTGGCGCCCCAAATATGTCGAAAGCCGCTCGGTATCGAGTTCGAGGCCGGATGATGTCATGCACAAATCTCCGTTTTCCGCCGGGATGTCTTACAGCTTACCGCCACCAATGACATTTGTGAAATTTACTTGCATGATCGTCAGCATAAATCTGGTGAATGACATGACGACCAAGCTCAACAAGATCGACCTGAATCTTTTTGTTGTTTTCGACGCCATCTATACCGAGCGAAACCTGACCCGTGTTGCCGAACGCCTGTCGATCACACAACCGGCCGTCAGCAACGCCCTGACCCGGTTGCGCAAGACACTGAACGACCCGCTTTTCGTGAAAACCGGCACGGGGATGCAACCCACGGCCCTGGCAGAGAGCATTTCGGACAGGATCTCAGCCGCTCTCCACCAGTTGCAAGCCGCATCGGCACAGGGTGAACGGTTCGACCCGTTTACCAGCAAACGGCTGTTCCGGGTCAGTTTGGTCGACCTTCACAGCCTCATCATCCTGCCCGGGCTTTTGTCCGGGTTTCAAGGCACGGCACCGCAGGTCGAACTCAGCCTCGTGCGCATTCCCCGCCGGGATACGCGCAAGGCGTTGCAGCAGGGCACGATCGACATCGCGTCGGACATTCCGATGCCGGACAGTTCGGATCTGATCAGCCGGACCATCATGAAGGACCGTTACGTCTGTGCCATGCGGCCCGACCACCCGCTGGGTTCGGGCCCATTGACGCTGGAGCGTTATCTTCAGCTGACACATCTGCATGTTTCCTCACGACCTCAGGGGGCAAGTCCGGTCGACATCGTCCTGCGCAAACTGGGTGCGCGGCGCAAACTCGGGCTTCAGATGCAAAGCTATCTGAACATCCGGGACATTCTGCACAAGACAGATATGGTTGCTACGCTGACCGAATGCAGCGCGCGTGAAATGGGGCTGCGCATGTTGAGGTTGCCGGTTGAAGTGCCTCCGATCGAACTTCGCCTGTATCGGCATATCCGTTCTGACGGCGACGAAGCCGTACAATGGATGTTCGACCAAATCGCAGGTCGCACCGTCAGAGCGAACGATACGGAACAGCATCATAGGGTCGATCAGAATTGATACGGAACCCCGGGCAACATGTGACATCAGGATATCAGAGGCGCCAACCGTCAGGTCCTCGAAATCTCAAGGTCGGAAACATCACGTATTGATCTGACTTTCAGACTTCTTGGGTAACGCGTCATACGTCGCCTGAAGATAGGCAAAGCCATATTTTCGGTCAGGCTCCAGATGAGTCCCCTCTGCCCACTCGTTCCATGCGTTTATGAAAACGATTTTTTCGTCAGCGCTGTATTTTTCCTGCGCGAGAACCTGACGACACAAATGTTCCGTCCAGCGCCTGTAGGCATCGATTGAAAACCGGCCCATAATCCGAGGAGCATCCTGATTGCGCGCGGTATTGTCCCAGGAAAGCGTGGAGGACCGAAACAACTTGTATTCAGGTTCCGGCTTTTGAAGCTCTGCCTCGACCACGGCTTGATAATTCAGAACGGCTCCCGTGAACTCTGGATTGTAGATCCCCATCTCATCCGTGATGTCGGTGCGCTTTACCTGATGCGGAGGGAACTCCATAGCAGCGTCGAAACCCAATTTCTCGGGATCGCCAATATCGAAAGTCTGGGCAGCGATGAGATACAGGTCCGACTCGCCCCAGCTCTGCGCCTCTTTTCGCCATGCTGCGGTTGTTTCTTCGATATTCGGTATGATGTTCGCACGGTAAACGATAAAAACAGGCTTCCCATCTATCCGAATATAGCGCGGATCATCAAAGTATTTACGTATATGGCGGAGAAGGTTCAGGGAATCCTCGATCGAATGGTTCTGCGCGATAAGAACGTCATGCGCCCGCCCGTCCCATCGGCGCGTCCAGTTTTCATTTGCCCATGTCAGGCAAAAAGGCATGTCAACCTCCGGATTGCCCAACATTTGTTCGAGCGGGTGTTCCATCAGGGTCTTTCCGCCGAACCAATAGTAGTAATAGGAGAAGCCTCCTATCCCGTAAGATTTCGCGATCCGCGCCTGTTCGACCATGATCTCTTGCAACCGCAAGTCGTAGTAGCCCAGATGAATCGGACAGTGAGGCTGGTAGTGGCCCGGGTAATTCGGAACGGCCTTTCCGACATTGGTCCATTCAGTAAAGCCTTTACCCCACCATTCATCATTCTCTTTAAATGGGTGAAATTGCGGCAGGTAATGCGCGATCGCCCGTACTGCGGGATCAGCTTTCGCAGGCGGGTCGAAAGGTTTGAACTCTTCGGCCTGACCAACGGCTTCAAATCCCTGCCTGTTTGATTGCCCAGGTTTGTCCCAACCCCGTTTGGGGTCTCTTTTCTTGGCTGAATTTCTGAACCGCCTTGCCGTACGTGGCGACAAAGGTGGGCTGAGTTTCGACGCCGCGGTCAGCAAATAGTAAAGCAGGGTATCTTTGACGGACATGCAGTTTCTCGTACTAAGGCGCGTCGTGCCGACTATGACAAAGAAAACCTTTTTTTCTACGCAAAGCACGAGACAGAGTTGCATGACAAGTACTTGGAACTTTCATGCAACTCAATCCAGCGTGGTTTTCTATTTTGTGCGGGCCGCGGACAGCCATTGCTTCAGCAACCGACCGCTGACCGTATCGCGCAAAAGACGGAAAGCCCGTTTGGCCAATGATTTATTGGCACCATATGGAACGGGTTGCGCGTGACCTTGGGTGGCTTCGCGACGGCGCGAGATCTCGGGCACACCCACATGCGTCCAGTCGGTCAGCTTTGACCCCTGTAGAGCGGCTTTAGTCGCGTGTAAAAACGCGTGCCCATACTCCCGATCCGGTTCAAGATGACATCCTTCCGCCCATTCATTCCATGCATTCACGAAAACGAAACGTTCCTGGTCAGGAAAATCCTGAGCGGTTTTGCGCAAGGCTTGCGAGAGCCAATATTCATAGTTCTGCGGCGTTCCGTTCAAAACAATCATGGCATTTTCTTTCCGCCGGGCAGTGTTGTCCCAGGACGGAAAAACCGATCGATGAACGTTGTTTTCCGGTCCATAGTTGTGACCCAGGTACTGTTCTGCGATCGCGGAAAAGTCGACACAATGGCCTTGGAAATCGTCGAACAAATCCACCTCTGGCGAGAGGTTGGGCACGTTGATGCTGTGGGGCGGGAATTCCACACCGGAATCAAACCCGTATGACGCGTAGTCCCAGTTACGGTGCGTAAGCGCACAGGCCAGATGTATTTTGGGGATGCCAACAGACGCGCAATAGTCTCGCCAGACCTGAACGGTTTTGCGCGAGTTCTTCAGATGTTGTGGACGATACACAATCAGGAACGGAGCGCCATCTACTGTTATGTAGCGAGGGTCACGAAAAAAAGGCTCGATCGACTTAATGAATTCCAGATCGTCTTCGGGCTTGTACTTCTGCTCAATGAGGATCTCGTGTTCAGCCGCATCCCAGCGGCGCGTCCAGTTCTCATTCGCCCAGCAAAGACAAAACGGCATATCGCTTTCAGGATCCGCAAGCATTTCGTCGACGGGACGTTCGAGCAGTCGCTTTCCGGAAAACCAATAGTAATGGTAGCAGAATCCATCAATTCCGCTGGCTTTGGCCATTTCAATCTGCTCAAGCCGCGTTTCACGGACCCGCAAGTCATAAAACCCCAGATCTGTAGGAAGATGAGTTTGATAGTGCCCGGTGAAAAGTGGCTTGGCTTTTGCGACATTTGTCCACTCGGTGAAGCCCTTGCCCCACCACTCATCGTTTTCCGGGATCGGATGGAACTGAGGTAGGTAGAAGGCAATAGTCCTGATACTGCCAAATTCACGATTGGCGATGCTCGTGGACATTACTTCTTCAACCCCAACATCCGCGCAAGCGATTTTTTTTTCTTCTTGGCCAGTGGGCCCGGATCAACGCGCGAACCTGTGCCTGAGTTAACGGGACCGATCGTTGATTGCAGGTCAACGTCCTCGGACAGAGGCAAACCAGCCATCATGTTGGTCCAATGCTGTCTGGTTTCTTCATCGGGTTGTTCGACGGGTAAACCCATCAGGTAGATATCATTTACCGCGCGTTCTTTCGGGACCGATCTGCTCACGACTTGGAACACATGAGAATAGCGATTGCGTTGCAATGCAGCCTGAACATCCTGAGGCAAACGACTCCACCGGTGGCAAAACTCCGTCATCTCTGGCGAACGAACCACAAACTCGGCTTGTTCAATGCTCATACCCTGCGAAGACAGCAGGTGCTGAACATTTTTGACGCCGAAAAACCGGACATGGGTTCGATCCAACAGGCCCCAGTCACGATACTCGAAATCTTCATCGACAAGACAACCAGCAATCGCTGCATGGCCAACATGCGGCAGCGAAAGAATCACCGACCCCGTGTCGTTCAAAAGCGATTTCATGCCTGAAAGAACGCTCCACGGGTCGTAAACGTGTTCCAGAACGTCTGCTGCGATCACGTAATCGAAAACCCCGTCTTTTTCGCGAACGATGTCACTCCATGAATCATCGTTGAGATCCATCGGGTACACCGAACGGGCAAACGGCTTTAGCTTCTCGATCGCCGAAGGGTCGATCTCAAGCGCCACAACATCACATTCCAACGTGCCGGAAAGATGGCGCGTGATCGAACCAGGCCCGGCCCCGATCTCAAGCACCTTGGACCCGGGCTTTACCATGCGCAGCACACGTGCAGGTGCTACATCACTATTCATATCAATGTCGTATTCGTAAGTGTGTCTATCGCTCACTGCAATTCTTCCGTGATGCTTATTTCGTGCTTCAATTCGGCTGCTATATAGTTTGGTCTGGTTCTGCAATCCCCAATACCAAACCGATACATGAGGCTTCAGATGTTATACCCAGATAATACTCAGTTTCGGCGGTTACTGTTGCACAAAACTTCCCCGGCAGCAATGACCCCTCGCCTGGGGCCATTGACAACGAAGATTCTCCGCAACCACTTCCAAAGTAACGCTTTTAGACTGAATTGTGGTTCGAAACCCGTTCACCTCGGAGAGTCGACATACGCGTGACTGTCGAGACGTATTTCGTGGTTTCCTGCCGCATTCCATCAGAGGCATGCTTGAAATAATTGCATAGTTTCCGCAGCTTACCGATATCGCGGAAGGTTGCGGTTTAGGCAGTATGATGTCTGTCAGATGCGCGCTTGGTACAGAGCGCGCACCCTTGCGTCTGCAACCATTTGCAACACTTACGGTGCACCGCATGCGCATTACTCTGGCAAATGGATTGCACCGGGATTCCTATATCGCTTTCAAGGCGTGCTGCTACTTCTTGGTTTCAAACTGACGACAGGCAACAATCTGCTCACTCACCTCATTTGTCGGAAATCGGAAAACCACAAAGACGTACATCGCACTGCTCAGAGCAAAAAGCCCAGCACTTCCCAACGTGTTTTCGCCAACCTGCCACCCTCGTTGATCGGTTTTATGTCCTGGCTTCACCGGTTCAAACCGCTTCAAATACTTCACAGATTGTTGTCGCTGAGCGGACAGGGCCACAGAGTGCACTCTTCAGCCCAGACCTGTCACACTGGAACCGGGGTTGACCCTAACTGTGTTTGAGAGGAAGTAACAATCAGGTCCATTCCACAGATACGGCAGGCAGGATTGTCACAGATTACGATCATAAGCGTTTGCTACAACAGCACCGGGGTCCTGCCTGAGATGCTGAGTTCGATCCCCGAAGGCGTGCCCACGATTCTAGTCGACAATGGGTCGGATGATATTGAAACGGTGCGGTTATTGGCAAAGGCACACGACGCAACTCTGGTCGAAAGCCCTGAAAACATTGGATTTGGCCGCGCCTGCAACCTTGGTGCCGCCAAAGCAACCTCGGACCTGCTTTTGTTTCTGAACCCGGATTCTCATTTGTTGCCCGGAGCGTTAGACGCTCTGCAAGAGGGGGCCGACAATCATCCGGATGCGTCAGCATTCAATCCTGCTATTCTCGACCGGAAGGGGGCACCTCGTTTCAGGCGCTACAGTGTGATCATTCCCCGAAATGAGACCCTGCCCAGGAAAACAGCCAATTCCGACTTTGAATTGCCGGTCCTCGTCGGCGCCGCGTTTCTTGTCCGCCGCGAAGCATTCGAAGCGGTTGGCGGGTTTGATCCCGAGATCTTTCTGTATCATGAAGACGATGACCTGAGCCTGCGGCTCAAGGCTGGCTGCGGTCCACTGTACTATATTCACAACGCTCAGATGCGCCACGCCAGAGGCAAGTCTTCTCCAGGAAGCCCAGCCATCGCTGGCCTGAAAGGCTGGTATATGGGGCAATCGAGAGTTTATGTCGCCCGCAAACATGAAGTCCCGATGGCTTTTGGTCGAGCCCTGGCATCGGCGCTTCTGCAAATGCTGTCACCGGTTGTGTTGTTCTCAGCGAGAAAACGCGCCAAACAATGGGCCTTCTTGCGCGGCGTTTGGCATGGTCGGAATGCCCGACCAGCCCCGTTCAGACCTTGATCACAAAGCGTGAAGCAGTTTGCGGCCCAAGCTAAATCCAGCCTGAACACGTAACCATGAGACAGTTCCCGGCCTAGCTCAAAAGCCCCTTCAGATAGGTGCCGTACGTGGACTTGGCGAACAGGCGCGCGCGCGTATCAAGAGCCTCGTCGTCGATCCAGCCATTCGCCCAGGCAATTTCATCCAGGCTGCCGGTCTGCAT
Coding sequences within it:
- a CDS encoding phosphotransferase family protein, whose product is MTSSGLELDTERLSTYLGRHIEGFAGPLSYRKFSGGQSNPTYLLKAGGSKYVLRRKPLGDLLPSAHAVDREYRVLKALHGTAVSVAKPYVLCEDTDVIGSMFYVMSFEEGRIFWNPTLPELDVADHRPIFDEMIRVLAALHSVDIGAVGLSEFGKPGNYFERQYSRWTKQYRAAETNNLPEMERLMSWLARNLPDGDGSVSLIHGDFRIDNFVFASDTPQIAAVLDWELSTLGHPMADLGYFCVCLRLPPTGLIRGLQGLDRAALNIPSEAEMIERYCLLRDLPEIENWTFYLAFSFFRMAAIAQGVYSRALAGNASNENAMAFKDLVAPLAQMALDEIAAATH
- a CDS encoding LysR family transcriptional regulator — translated: MTTKLNKIDLNLFVVFDAIYTERNLTRVAERLSITQPAVSNALTRLRKTLNDPLFVKTGTGMQPTALAESISDRISAALHQLQAASAQGERFDPFTSKRLFRVSLVDLHSLIILPGLLSGFQGTAPQVELSLVRIPRRDTRKALQQGTIDIASDIPMPDSSDLISRTIMKDRYVCAMRPDHPLGSGPLTLERYLQLTHLHVSSRPQGASPVDIVLRKLGARRKLGLQMQSYLNIRDILHKTDMVATLTECSAREMGLRMLRLPVEVPPIELRLYRHIRSDGDEAVQWMFDQIAGRTVRANDTEQHHRVDQN
- a CDS encoding glycoside hydrolase family 99-like domain-containing protein, with protein sequence MSVKDTLLYYLLTAASKLSPPLSPRTARRFRNSAKKRDPKRGWDKPGQSNRQGFEAVGQAEEFKPFDPPAKADPAVRAIAHYLPQFHPFKENDEWWGKGFTEWTNVGKAVPNYPGHYQPHCPIHLGYYDLRLQEIMVEQARIAKSYGIGGFSYYYYWFGGKTLMEHPLEQMLGNPEVDMPFCLTWANENWTRRWDGRAHDVLIAQNHSIEDSLNLLRHIRKYFDDPRYIRIDGKPVFIVYRANIIPNIEETTAAWRKEAQSWGESDLYLIAAQTFDIGDPEKLGFDAAMEFPPHQVKRTDITDEMGIYNPEFTGAVLNYQAVVEAELQKPEPEYKLFRSSTLSWDNTARNQDAPRIMGRFSIDAYRRWTEHLCRQVLAQEKYSADEKIVFINAWNEWAEGTHLEPDRKYGFAYLQATYDALPKKSESQINT
- a CDS encoding glycoside hydrolase family 99-like domain-containing protein — translated: MSTSIANREFGSIRTIAFYLPQFHPIPENDEWWGKGFTEWTNVAKAKPLFTGHYQTHLPTDLGFYDLRVRETRLEQIEMAKASGIDGFCYHYYWFSGKRLLERPVDEMLADPESDMPFCLCWANENWTRRWDAAEHEILIEQKYKPEDDLEFIKSIEPFFRDPRYITVDGAPFLIVYRPQHLKNSRKTVQVWRDYCASVGIPKIHLACALTHRNWDYASYGFDSGVEFPPHSINVPNLSPEVDLFDDFQGHCVDFSAIAEQYLGHNYGPENNVHRSVFPSWDNTARRKENAMIVLNGTPQNYEYWLSQALRKTAQDFPDQERFVFVNAWNEWAEGCHLEPDREYGHAFLHATKAALQGSKLTDWTHVGVPEISRRREATQGHAQPVPYGANKSLAKRAFRLLRDTVSGRLLKQWLSAARTK
- a CDS encoding bifunctional 2-polyprenyl-6-hydroxyphenol methylase/3-demethylubiquinol 3-O-methyltransferase UbiG, with amino-acid sequence MSDRHTYEYDIDMNSDVAPARVLRMVKPGSKVLEIGAGPGSITRHLSGTLECDVVALEIDPSAIEKLKPFARSVYPMDLNDDSWSDIVREKDGVFDYVIAADVLEHVYDPWSVLSGMKSLLNDTGSVILSLPHVGHAAIAGCLVDEDFEYRDWGLLDRTHVRFFGVKNVQHLLSSQGMSIEQAEFVVRSPEMTEFCHRWSRLPQDVQAALQRNRYSHVFQVVSRSVPKERAVNDIYLMGLPVEQPDEETRQHWTNMMAGLPLSEDVDLQSTIGPVNSGTGSRVDPGPLAKKKKKSLARMLGLKK
- a CDS encoding glycosyltransferase family 2 protein, with the protein product MSQITIISVCYNSTGVLPEMLSSIPEGVPTILVDNGSDDIETVRLLAKAHDATLVESPENIGFGRACNLGAAKATSDLLLFLNPDSHLLPGALDALQEGADNHPDASAFNPAILDRKGAPRFRRYSVIIPRNETLPRKTANSDFELPVLVGAAFLVRREAFEAVGGFDPEIFLYHEDDDLSLRLKAGCGPLYYIHNAQMRHARGKSSPGSPAIAGLKGWYMGQSRVYVARKHEVPMAFGRALASALLQMLSPVVLFSARKRAKQWAFLRGVWHGRNARPAPFRP